The region TTATAAAATATCCACCCTCCAGATTCCTTATATGTATTTTAACTGTGTGTTTTTAGCTTCTCAAATAAGATGACATTTATGATGAGAAATTGTACATCTTAACATCCTTATTATATAAAATAATCCCAAATTAAGAGGTACTTTATCATTTTAATTTGCATTGGTTTTAGCTTGTTACCTGTTAAACCAGCCAGACGACAGCTCCATAATCTAACAATATTTGCAGCGTTCACATCAGAATCAACAGTattgtcatgtttttttttaatcaacgcGTCAGTTTGTGTTTGTAATTACAACTGACTTTCATCAGACGCCAATCTGACTCCATCTGTCTCATCGTCAGAACGATTTTGCTCGGAGGAGAGAAGTTATTGGACTGTTTTTCCACGCTAACCCTGTGTGCTCACCCTGCTTCTGTTACCCCGCGATGCCTTCACTGTCCTTCGTGTAAAGACAAAAGCTCATATGAATTCTGATGGTTTCACTTGATTTATGACCCATACATGCAGATTTAATCAGGAAAAAAGATCCCTGTACCTATTTTCAGTGGCTAATTATTTTGCCACTAAAATAATTTGTCgctgaagtttaaaaaaaaaaaaaaatcctttataaaagtaaaataataaaaattacTAATTAATTTACCTGCAAACCATAGCTGAGAGGACATAACAGCACAAAAATGgatgatgtaaaaaaaagatgaaCACCTTTATATTTGAATCTATGATCTATAATCTAAACCCCTGATTACTGAGTCGGGTTATCAGCAGCGGAAATTGACTGTTGTGATCGTCTCAATTGTTTGACCTGGAGGAGAAGTGAACGTCTTCTCTTCTGAAACTGTCTGTGTCCAAACTAAAATGATCCCTTCTgttgaaaaaaaacatgtctttACTTGCTGTAAAGACAAGCACATGTGGGGTGACTCTCCTTTTTGAATGAAGCGTTTGTATGCTAATGTGTTTTAAATCGAAATAACATAAATAACGGTGAACTCAATAAGATGCCCCCTGTGTTTCCCAGGCTCAGGTTGAGGCTAAAAAGGAACATGAAGGCGCTGTCCATCTGTTAGAGGTGAGCGTTGGATGGGGTAAAATCTGGTTGCTCGTCTTCTTTgcagaactgaactgaactgtgTAAATGTTCTTTCACAGTATTGTTGGATTTTTAGCTTGTGTGAATACTTCACGGCTTTATTCTGCTTCGTTTCTTGACTGAatgggtgtgtgtttatgcttaTACAGAACCACTTGGACAGCATGCAGGTAtttcagcagtttttttttatttacttctCTTTTTAAATATCAAGCGTGTCGTCAGAAAGATGACGCCACTGTACTCACGGATGTTTAGACCGATTTATGGTCATTTAATATATAACTACAAGCAAACTGCTTCTCATCTAGAACGTAACAGCAGGATGGAAGTTATTTCATGTGAAATTTGAGCTGCTttgttaaaatataaataaataaatgcaatttTTGCCAACTCGGCTGTCTCCATTTCCAATCAAAGCAAGTTCAGAGGTggcgtgggggagggggggggactttcTGCTTCAATgcgaaaaaaaataaattaaaaagatgTTAAAACCTGATTCAAAGATTCAAAAATACAGAATATGGACGTACTTCAAATAAGCACGAGTGTCTGGTGTGTCACTGAATCACAGCCCATCTGCACATTCCAGGCAGACAAGTTTACTTTACACATTTCTGTGTCTCCATTTCAAAATTGTTTTGCGAATTTTCTGCTCACTTCCAAAATCCCAAAAGGTTGTAAGATTCAGGGATCCAGCTGAGCTTGGAGAAAATGTGATTGGTACATTGACGTGACATATGTAGCCTCATATACTCGCTCTGCATCATGCCTGCTGTAAATGATGTCTTAAATCAGGCTCTGCAGCGGCTTTCGGCTGTAAGGGAACATGGATTGAATACGCAGGAATGGCTTCATATTTGGAGAATTGTCCATATTCCCACCATCCTGCAGTGGTGGACTGTGATTTATGGGCGGATACAGTTCTTTTCTTCGCAGTTCAAGTGTTTCAGTGTTCTTGTCTGTGTAGCTGCTGAGGCAGCAAGAACGTCAGTTTATTGATGTTCAGGACGGCTGTTTGAAGCAGATCgagacaaaagaaaatcaaacgCTGTAATTtcataataatatataatgCTGCGATGGAATATTCAGCCGGAATACTTAATGTTTTTCCTCATAAGATCACAtataatctaaaataattaaaaatcgAATAAACTCTGCATTTACCTAACCTAGTGGTGTGGTATGCTCGCCATTGTCAAAGACAATGTGACTCCGTGTGTGGTGTCATTGCATGTCTGGTCTCACACACTCGTGTAAAGCTGTGAACCTGCCATACAGCTGAGAACTGTATGACGCTGTTCCATCGAATGCCTTCTAATTCACCGTTTCTACCTTCTAGAGGAGTGTCTTTGGTGTGATAACAGCATGTTCTGCCCAGAAATAGCCAGTCTGCATGATGTGGAAACCTAACAGTCTTAGCAACAGTCTcattgtgtgttggggggtACGAAAAAAATTCCACGGTGGCTCGTTGCCATTCACAGCAACTGGTTCCCACTGATTCCAGTTTGTATCTAAAAGAGACCACTAACTATGAATAAAAGAGCTTAAACAATGAAAATAGACATTAAGTAATGATTCTGGAGCACCTGGAATTTTCTGTATGCTCGCCCATTCGTTCAACTCATCCACGTTGGTTTCCAGTTTTCAGCTTTTTCACTTTTAGTTTTCAGTGTTTCTGTATCAAATCCCATGAAAAGACCATAACGAGGAATATTGTCTATTATGTCAGCCTTCAAGTGCAAAATTGGCTCATACAGTCATGGGGAAAAATGAGGACACCCTACAAAaactttgcatgtgtgtgtttctatataTGTTGGGAGGTAAACATGCAATAAACCCCTCTGaaagtgtggaggagggggtcaACCTGGAGGCAGACGTGTGTGGCGGACTGGGCAATGTTTCAAGAAGCATCtcacagaaggggggggggggggggataatagCCACTATTAGCATAGAGGCTGGGCTAAACGTTCCTATGTTAGAAGCCAAAGTTCTGTTGAGGTCCTCTCTTATCTTCTCCATAAATCAACAAAACCAGATTAGACATTGATCagtgaacatttttaaaataagtgACTAAATATTTAACACGGTGTCCTAGTTTTGCCACATGACTCTACGTCTACCGTTACCTGCCTCAAAGATTAAAGTTTGATACGCTTGTCAAGGACAAACCTGTGATGCTGGTTGATCTAATGAAATTTAAATTTTTGTGCGTTTGGTCTTTTTTAAAGGATTACTTAATGTGAGAGGAAGGTTTGAGTGTCGTCAGCCTGCCCGACTCTCTGTGGTTGAATCTACCTGAAATTGTGTGTAATATACTCAGTATTGTCAGTTCTGGTAGCTGTGCATGTGACTGGTATGTGGACCCTGACGTGGTAGCAGTTGGAACAACTGCTGCTATGGGCATCAACTGCTGGCGTTTGCCTCTTTCTTACCATGTATACAAGTGTCTGTGTGCTCAGATGTTCAGCCAGGCTTGATTTTCTTCATTGCTTTCCTGCCCATTTCcccatttttctcctcctgtctatcttccttcctgcctgatgatcccccccccccctccctagGCCAAAGTTCGTGAGCTGGAGGAAAAATGTCGGACTCAGAGTGAGCAGTTCAACCTGCTGTCCAAAGAGCTGGAGAAGTTCCGACTCCACGCTGGAAAGTTTGATATCCTCAGCACTGAGCCCTTAACTGTATGTGAATCTCCCGGCTCACCCAATAAATCTCTCTCACAGCTCCTAAATGGACTGGCTGCCCCCACAGGGAAAGGTAGGATCATCCAGCCTTCTTACAAACCTTCATCTTCAACCCTGCGTCCTTATTTCAAGGCTGCAGTGTGACTATTGGATCATGACTTATTGGCgaataaaaataatttgaaataataataataatagcaatacaTTTTTTGTCAAATTGTATTCTTTCCATATATGTTTATTTTCAAGGATGTTACAAAATACTGATTCAAGTTGCTTGTTGGGTTTTCTAcaccatttgtgtttttataatTGTGATCTAATAATGAGGAAAATGGACAAGTGACCTAATCAGTCCATGATTGAATTAAATATAAGGATGTTCAGAGCAtcagtaaccatggcaacgtTTTCTCCTGAAACCTCCATGAAAAGTGACACGAGACATGATTGAAGAGCTAAAGTCCAGCTATTGTGATGGAGGATCTAATGGAAGGTTCTGTTTACTTCACAGGCAATGAGGCGCCCATGAGTAGATCTTTGATATCAGAGTTCATTCGGCCGCTCCAGATCAGTGGAGACAAGCCGGAACTCCTCTCTGTCAAGCCAACATTCCTGACTCGCAGCCGAGCTGGGAGCCCAGCACGGGCGTTCCTCTCTGAGGTAGCTAACAGTGTTTGCTTGCATCCCACATGGATTTGGCTTTATTTACGCTTCTCTTTTTTACAAATTTATGgacacagaaacaaatgagCTTAGTGCTGCTGCACAAAGGCTGAGTCCAAATATTctgactggagctggagctgtggtggAGAAGAAGCCTCGGTAATTTGCATAGTTTCTCCCAGTTTAGACAAATCAAATCCTGTAGTCAGCAACAGCAGGAATGgcttaaataaataatcctgCAGTCTTTGATCTGGGATTTATCCGAATATGTCAAGTGATCATAACAAATATGTGTGGTGTGCTCTGAGGGTTTGTAGGTGGTCTTAAATGTTGGCATTGAGCGATGACAACAGGACACAGAAGTGTTTGCTCATCGCCAAAAGTATTGGGACACCCCTCCAGTTAATTGAACTCAGGTGTTCCAGTCACTTCCCTGCGCACAGGTGTATAAAAGACACATACCACGTTTCAGAGCACGATCAACGGATGATGAGGAGGGTGCAGAAATCACCAACGGGCCTTTTAAGTTTGTGTGGCTTTCAGAATGCACACAGACCTCCATGGAATGGGTGTTCATGGCCGAGCTGTAAAGTAAAGCATGCTGTTTTTGGGCTCTAGAACAGTGGAAACGTGTTCTTTGTGACGACTAATCAAGGTTTTTTTTACTTGATGGGACAATTTCATGTTCCCAACAGCtgcacaaaagaaacaaaacaacaatcaCATTAAGAAAGCCTTCTCAGAATAGTTAAGCCTGTTAATGCTGCAAAGGGCCAAGTTCATATTGAACCCTGCAAATGAAGAATGGCATGTCATTAAATTTCAGAAGGCAGAAGCCCCAGTACTTTGGGTGAGAAAGGGTTATCTGACGATCTGTAATATTATGAATTCTTTACTTTTGCTTTGTGTGGGGCAGAAGGGGAGCTTTATTGTCAGTGATTTAAAGCATTTTCTGTTGACTTCGGATTtcaataaaagcacattttttgCCATCTCTCCATTACTGATCAATTAATTGGATCAGGAGTTCACGTGCTTCCATGCTGATAACGTAACATACCTCATGCTCTGTTGTTATCTTATACTGCAACTTCCTTTTGTGCGTAAAGAAGTTCCAGATGTTTGGGTTATACTGTGTTGTTGTCACATGCCAACCAGGGTGttaaattattgtaatttttttaGACATTTGCCTGACATAACACAGCAcatcaaatttaaaaatatgatATGATCTGTCTTTTCCTTTATCTTCATCTAGATGGACAAAAATCTCAGTTCATCTACAAGGTCCAAACCCAGGTTCACAGGGAAGGTTCGCCTGTGTGTTGCCCgatataggtgtgtgtgtgtgtgtgtgtgtgtctgtgagtgtgtctgtgtgtgtgtgtacaaacaTATGTGTGTAAACAAAACAGtaattttataataataatatttctgtcatgtttttttttaacttctctGGTAGTTACAACCCTTATGATGGGCCAAATGAGCATCCTGAAGCagagctccccctggtggctggaAAGTACCTCTACGTTTATGGGACAATGGATGAAGACGGCTTTTATGAAGGTCTGGCCTGTTTTGATATTTCTAACCCTAAATTTCAACCAGATCCAACTTTAAgccatgattatgttgcagtttttatttgaatttcatgTGCTCTCGGTATCTACTGGTCATGTTTGTGGTTTAGAATAAGCTGATACATTTTCATATTATAGTTTTTGTGGGATGTTCCTGTGTGGTCCAGATCAAAGTAGCTTCTCCATGTTCAAGTGTGCCTTGTATTCTGGCATGGAAGTAACTGACACTGTTGTGCGGCCACCACAACAATTGAATCTGGGGATAATTTGGAGTTAGTGTCATTGTTCACAATCAAATCTGTCCTTTTGGGTTCTCAGGGGAGCTGCTGGATGGACAGCGGGGACTTGTCCCATCCAATTTTGTGGATTTTGTCCAAGATGAGGAGAAGCCCTCTGTCCAACAAAGAGACACGTTAACTAAAGAGCCTGGCTACCTCAATCATAGTAGCCTGGGACCTCAGAAACTGGGAGCAAGCACAGCAACCCCCACAAGCATCAGCAGCCTGCTGTCTGACAGTAAACTAGAGTGTCTTACATCCAGCAGTTTGGGCATGGACCTGCTGGGCTCCACCAGCAATGGAACAGGAACCTTGGATGTGAACATCGATGAAGTTGGTGAAGACATCGTGCCTTATCCCCGACGCATCAACTTGATTAAACAACTTGCCAAGAGCGTGATCATTGGCTGGGATCCGCCCGTGGTGCCACCGGGTTGGGGCTCAATCAGTGGCTATCATGTCCTGGTGGACAGTGAAATACGCATGAGTGTTCCCTATGGAGGTAGAACAAAGTCTCTTATTGAGAAGCTGAATCTTGCAACCAACACCTACCGTATCTCAGTACAGAGCATTACGGACCGAGGGCTGTCGGATAAGTTGCGGTGCACTATGCTAGTGGGAAAGGATGTGGTAGTAGCACCTTACTACCTGCGGGTGGATATCATCACGCAGAGCTCTGCTGAGCTCTCCTGGATGCCCAGCAACAGCAACTATAGTCACACTATTTTCCTCAATGGGGCGGAGTATGACATGATCAAAGCAGGGGGCTACAATTACAAATTCTTGAACTTAAAGCCAATGACAGTTTACAAGGTGAAGGTTGTGGCGTCGCCACATCAGGTGCCTTGGCAGCTTCCAATGGATCAAAGGGACAAAAGGGAAATTTCTGTGGAGTTCTGCACTCAGCCTTCAGGTTAGTGGTCTTTGTCTACCTCATCTCTACGTTACAGCACCTTTTCACAGTTTGCTGTGTTTAGCATAGTATAGGACAGCTGTGGCGTGCCCGCAATTGCCTAACCCTCACGTTGGTCGGGTTAAGAGGGCGTGTCAGGCTGACGCATTGTCAATCTACTTAGGAGGATGAAATGGTGACAATATAATCTTATTTAGCATTACACTGAGACAATCATGAAAACAGGGTTCAAGGAGGTGGCAAAAACTTGGTCAAACATAACAGAGGGTTAGAGAAGTGTAGCTGAAATTTGAATATATTCTAAAGACAATTGGGCTGTATTAAGTTATGGCACCTGAAATAATGGTTTGTGGAGGCACTGGATCATGCTGActttatttctgtgttttctgtatGTCCactagaagaagaagaagctgattGATTGCATTCTTTGGTATCAAATAAATTAGTTATTATGGCTATTATTGgtgttaaaaaaatattgtgTCTACTACAGAAATCGAAACCATCCACAtaataaaatgtcaaattctTTGTTTCAAGTAAAGCTTTAATAGTTTGTATCTATTGTATCAACATTGAGCAGTTTAAAAAGTTTCATGTCATAATTTGAAGTTAAGAAAATAATCCTTAAATGCACATGTTTGTTTGAGGTGCACTTTTCCCCCAAATGACAAGAGAAAGGAAACAATCAAATATCTCCTGTTGTATGTAAGAAGTGCAGTTTTCCATAGAACATAATCAAGTTTAAACAGACACAACCACCAGCGTGTTTTACCCTTTGACTTCATCTGGCCGTTCTCTctgactgcagggaagcagcaGTCGTGCACAGATGGGTATGTGGTTTAGTATGCAGGCAGCCTGCACAGACCGTGAAAGTGGCATACTGTGTATTTTTGGTGCTTCATATAGCACAGCGTTGTTGCCCTACAGCAAATGTCTGCTAGTTTTTCACCCATCTGATACGTACACACAGGGAGGCTGCTTAAACTGGGCCGGAGATGCCCCaccttttgattttctttccccTACGCTTTGGATATTTAACATAATGCGAGACACAGAACGGTTCTGTGGCAGGAAAAGTTCCCTGTCATTCTGCTATGAAGAGTTATTGAATATGTGCAGCTGAGACTGCTGAGGTCTTTCTATTCTTTAGTTTATTCCATAGTCTGAAATGTCTGAATCATTATTAAGCTTTCTTCTTTACTTCATTTTTATGCAATGTATATGTTGGTCCCCAGggccccctctccctccccaggaGGTGCAGGTCCAATGTGGCCAGTCGCCAGGGTTCCTGCAGGTCAGATGGAAGCCACCACTTTTGACATCTTCAGGAACCTCAAATGGTGCCAGTGTGATTGGCTACGCTGTGTGTACAAAGGGACAAAAGGTACAACAGGACATTTCATTATGTCCTACACGAGAGCTGCTCTTTGCGTTCGTTCAATCCAGGAATAGCACTCtactgccatctgctggacaaATGATATAACCAGCAATCCAAGTAAAGAAATGCTGCGTTATTTACGATTAAATAGAGCGGTGACCGGCTTGATTCTGAATATAGATGGAATGCACATATGAATGTATGGTCTGTCTGTACAAAAGAAACCATCCATACTTGCATGATACAACTGTTCACAACTTCACACAATGAAAAAGTGGTCATCAGGCTACATAATATACTATTTACTTGAATTTTAAGTTGAATTTTACTCTGGATACGCTGCTATGCTGTATACCAGTGGAAATGCTTGTGTTTTGACTACTCCCTTTATGAATGCAGATAGCAGAGGTCTTATACCCCACGGCCGACTGTGTGACCGTGGAGATAAACAGGATTCAGTGCCTGGAGGCCAGAGAAGTCATTGTAAGGACGTTGTCAACGCAAGGAGAGTCCCAGGACTCATCTGTAGCTTTCATCCCTCATAACCTCATAGGCTCTCCCCAACTGTCTCACAGAACTACTGCACCTCCCCACCCTGCCCCCCAGGCATCGCCCCACCccgtacacacacaaacccacccTCCCTACCCATCCACATATCCACCAACTCACCCTCAGCCCCAGATGCAGCCCGGACCTCGAGCCCAGCGCCACACACTGCCCCACACGCAGTCAGGCCatcatccacctcctccagcctcatcGCAGCCTCATTTCCTGCGCCATTCCATGCCCAAATCCAAACCGTTACTAAGTGCCAGAGAGTCAGAAACCAAAGAACATGATGCAGGACTGCGATCGGCCCAGCCCTGGGAGCGATGCCCCTCACCACTGCCTCCTATGTGCGGGCACAACCTGGAGCCACCACACTTTACAGCAAGGCGATCACCCTCCCCTCAGAGGATCCTGCCACAGCCTCAGGGAGTTCCTATTCCCAACACCATCGCCAAAGCCATGGCCAGGGAAGCTGCTCAGAGAGTGTTTGCTGAGGGTAACAGAGTGAGTGGTTACCTATGCTACCTGAGTGTGTGCCCTGTTGCTATTAATCCAAGAGCAAATCTAATGCTGatgttaaatattaatatttctaAGACAAAATATGGAACTTTTTTTGCCAGGCTGAGAAAAGGAATATCTTCAGTGAGCGGGGTGACACACTGCAGCCTCTCAACtctgacgaggaggaggacggctACGACTCCCCACACGCGAGAAGGAGAGGAGCCTCTGTAGACGAATTCCTCCGAGGCTCTGAGCTGGGCAGACAGGTACGGAACACACAGAACGCTCCATGATTGAAACAACTAAAGGTCCCATTTCTCTATTACTAGTAGTCCGACTGAGCTAACTGTCCTCAACTCAGCTGTGGTTGGAGAAGATCCCTCTATCGTTCCTGCTGATCCACTGTCAGTGTAACGGGGATACTTAAACATCCTTTTAGGAgccaaggagaggagaggagaggagaggagaggagaggagaggagaggagaggagaggagagaagagaacaggagaggatcatgtttctggaccccagcagcctcgcccagcagcataactaagatgttaacttaATAGTTAGTCTGTCTAGAATAATAGCTGGAACGACACAGTTACCGTACTATATGCTGTGAATTATATACTTTACTGTATTGTACATGTTGGTGCTGCTTATCTTGGTGAACTAAACACTAATACAGTATTTCAATTAAATCTGTGGATGGAAATGCCAGAACTTTGAAGGCTGCAGCGCCCTCTAGAGGCACGCCTGAGAGAGTAGAATACCAGGACTTTTGTCCAGCATCCATCATAAAGTGAACAAAACTCTGAACTGTtccacagcagcatcatcatccacatcatcatcatcactacagCTACAGTGAAGAGTACCACACAGAGAGCAGCCGGGGTTCGGACCTGTCTGACAtcatggaggaggatgaggaagagctcTACTCTGAGATGCAACTGGAGGAGGGCCGCAGGCGCAGTATTAACTCTCACAACACTCTTAAGGTACATGTCCCTCACTTTCAGTGGAAGGGCAAGATAGTGGTGGTAAAGAAAGTTTATTGAAGGAGGGCTTTTACCGTTAGGAGGGGTAGCTGCTCACGGGCGCTACGTTCAGGCCCACAGTGGCTTTGCGTGTCTGAGCGCGTCCCCGGCATCACCAGCCTCAGGCTGCTGGCACCAGCATCGCTTCTTCACCTCGCCCCTCCGGCACTGCTTTATCATTCAAGGCTGAGCTCATTGGAATGGCTTAACATAAATACAGATacagcaggagaggcagaatGAGAAAAGATGCCAGTCACATTTTGagattttgcttttaaaacgtGTTTTGCATTTTGTACTTTTGTAATCTTTCGTCTCAAAGTCGAATGCAATTTTCCAGTGTGAACTTGGTGTCATGTGAAACGGTTATAGAGCGCAAAAGACATGTGGGAATCTCATTTAAGTGAGTACTTAAATGGAAATATACATTTTGGTTATGTCTCTCATGTCTTACTTCTTTTGGATGGTCAGCGTGAAGCATTCTATCATTCTCGTGTCTTCATTTCAGTGGGCATGTGTAGATGTTCTGTCACCTTATCTCAGGTACCTGTTAATGTATTTACCATCCCCTGCAAAACTGTATATTTCCTTTCTTACAACACCAAAAAGTTAGGGCAAACTTTGCTCCCTTAGAGTTTCTAAGCCTTTTAAAACAGATTTCATGAACAATTTGCATGTAGAAACTTTCTACTGAGCCACAGCAGACAGAAATCACTCGTAGATGAGCATATTTATTGCTTCTCTGTTctatagatttaaaaaaaaaaagaaaaaagaaatacataTAACATATggttttgttctatttttaggtGAATGAAATTCTAACTTTAAGTGAatgggtttggtttttttttgggaatCTGCAAttttgaaatgtatttaaaaaccaaatatTTCATTCCAACATAATTTCATGACGTCAACTCCTCCACAACCCACTCTGGCCCAACAGTTCCTAAATATATTGATCATTAAAAGCTTGTTAGAATGTTATGGTGTTGATGCTAGGTCTTTTTGTCCACCTGATCTTGTTCGATCACTGACTTGACCATCGTCTACAtgttttcagctgtttctcACATGTGATGCCGCTGAGAATATTTCCGATTTCTGACagcagtattttctttttctccatttttatttcCACATATTCATGGTTGTTTCACTCCATCCCACACGTGAGCCTTCACAGATTCCTGGTCAGAGCATGTCATTTCTTCTCATGGGATTAAAAATGCATGTATTACTACATTGGCACAAATAACTaattctgtctttattttgtcttcccccatttgttttattcacatcTGTGTTGTTTCCTGCCTGTTCTAAAACCTACAAAACCGTTTCCACCCCTCTATTCACAAAAATGTAAACCGATGCTTTCGACTTGAACTTAACGCTGATTCTGTGGACCTTTGGCTCGTGCTTTGCGACTGAAGGCGTACTACAAGCGGCAAGATTTAGCTGAGGAACGGGTCTGCTGGGACCTCCAGAGGGAGGTGGTGAAGCAGAAGTCCATGCGCAGCAAGCGTCTCCACAGCATCCCCGAGGTggctgaggaggacctggatggTGTGGATGGCATGGGCCAGCACCTTTGTTCTGAAGATAGAGGGCATCCCAGAGCACCACACGCTCAGCGGAGGCTGTTTCCCAGCAACACCAACAGGAATTACCGCCATCTGCAGCGGCAGCGCTCCTCCCCTCGCTTCAGTAACAGCCGCTTCTGCTACAACCCTGAGGAGTGGAGTCTGGGACATCCTGACCGCCAGAACACCAAGAGTCCCGACAGTGGTTTGGACTGTGGCAGCGAAGAAGAAGGCTCTTTAGGACGGGGTCACCGCGGGTATTACATCCATGGGAGCCATATGCGGGGACCCGTGCACATCATCCACTGTGAAGGGCCAGTAGAAAGGCGTGCACTGGCTATGGGTCGGAAAAGAACATTGATGCGGCAGTGCAGTGTGGAGGAAGAACTCTCTGATTCACCAGCAACCACAGCCAAGGTGGTGCACATGGGGGACTTAAGGAACAGGGACCAGTTTTGGCCTGGTCGGGAAGCTGGGTCAAGAAACTACTCCAGGGACGGAGAACTAATTGAGGGCAGGCTGAGCAAACTTCACAGGGTCTGTTACAGCCCCCACAGGGAGGCTAGGGCCCAGTCTATGTCCAGGGACCTGGACCACCATCTGGTGTGTGATCCACACTTTCTGCTGTACTTTCCATCAAGCCACAACCATCTCCTTAATGTTACTTTTTTTGCCACAAACCCACACCTTCTTTTCTTTGGcattttccatcttttcaaATGCACTTATGGTCAGTATTATTTATTTTGCGTGATTTTGCTTGTACTCAGAATTTCAGGTGATGTCCAATGTTGATGTGAAGCTTTCAGTTACCTAAA is a window of Takifugu flavidus isolate HTHZ2018 chromosome 5, ASM371156v2, whole genome shotgun sequence DNA encoding:
- the rimbp2b gene encoding RIMS-binding protein 2 isoform X10, with product MREAAERRQQLELEHEQALAVLNAKQQEIDLLQKAQVEAKKEHEGAVHLLENHLDSMQAKVRELEEKCRTQSEQFNLLSKELEKFRLHAGKFDILSTEPLTVCESPGSPNKSLSQLLNGLAAPTGKGNEAPMSRSLISEFIRPLQISGDKPELLSVKPTFLTRSRAGSPARAFLSEMDKNLSSSTRSKPRFTGKVRLCVARYSYNPYDGPNEHPEAELPLVAGKYLYVYGTMDEDGFYEGELLDGQRGLVPSNFVDFVQDEEKPSVQQRDTLTKEPGYLNHSSLGPQKLGASTATPTSISSLLSDSKLECLTSSSLGMDLLGSTSNGTGTLDVNIDEVGEDIVPYPRRINLIKQLAKSVIIGWDPPVVPPGWGSISGYHVLVDSEIRMSVPYGGRTKSLIEKLNLATNTYRISVQSITDRGLSDKLRCTMLVGKDVVVAPYYLRVDIITQSSAELSWMPSNSNYSHTIFLNGAEYDMIKAGGYNYKFLNLKPMTVYKVKVVASPHQVPWQLPMDQRDKREISVEFCTQPSGPPLPPQEVQVQCGQSPGFLQVRWKPPLLTSSGTSNGASVIGYAVCTKGQKIAEVLYPTADCVTVEINRIQCLEAREVIVRTLSTQGESQDSSVAFIPHNLIGSPQLSHRTTAPPHPAPQASPHPVHTQTHPPYPSTYPPTHPQPQMQPGPRAQRHTLPHTQSGHHPPPPASSQPHFLRHSMPKSKPLLSARESETKEHDAGLRSAQPWERCPSPLPPMCGHNLEPPHFTARRSPSPQRILPQPQGVPIPNTIAKAMAREAAQRVFAEGNRAEKRNIFSERGDTLQPLNSDEEEDGYDSPHARRRGASVDEFLRGSELGRQQHHHPHHHHHYSYSEEYHTESSRGSDLSDIMEEDEEELYSEMQLEEGRRRSINSHNTLKAYYKRQDLAEERVCWDLQREVVKQKSMRSKRLHSIPEVAEEDLDGVDGMGQHLCSEDRGHPRAPHAQRRLFPSNTNRNYRHLQRQRSSPRFSNSRFCYNPEEWSLGHPDRQNTKSPDSGLDCGSEEEGSLGRGHRGYYIHGSHMRGPVHIIHCEGPVERRALAMGRKRTLMRQCSVEEELSDSPATTAKVVHMGDLRNRDQFWPGREAGSRNYSRDGELIEGRLSKLHRVCYSPHREARAQSMSRDLDHHLIIGNSPSHGSVDHPEHSGRRMGHIGTTRQQRPIPSIEITMDSNSEGSEGNLSPNKDDVYYGSVARRRIWRSVSSEDQYDGHGGRRQGRGRRSLDDYDESEPEELTRVFVALFDYDPMSMSPNPDAADEELPFKEGQIIKVFGNKDTDGFYRAEIRDRVGLIPCNMVSEIQTEDDEMMGQLLKQGFLPLNTPVEKLVNCDRFKDGRPVNRRSRKSKRERNRRGVCQYPTSTRRMVALYDYDPRESSPNLDVEYEGSRLNEEAELTFCAGDVIIVFGQIDEDGFYYGELNGHKGLVPSNFLEEVPDDVDVYLTDSPSRYVQDTPARIKTKRVPLEKLGPTRRAASPGVRPHIPGSGQANVGPALPPGPHCICPPKRKRGLFSKGKKILQRLGAVK